The segment ATGCTGAATATTTTGCCGGTATTGGTAAATACGATTTTGGTGCATTGGCAATTCCCGTTGCAAATAACAAGCGCACGATCGGCCTCTCTTTCTTGCGTTTTGCTGTTGATGATATTCCGAATACACTTTATTTGATCGAGCCTGATGGCAGCGTGAACTATGCCAATCTTCGTTCTTTTTCTTCAGCCGATTATGCTGTGATCTTATCTGTTGCTCAGAAAATTAAAGAAACGGAAAATAAATCCATAAGTGTGGGTGTAAATGCAAAAGTGATCCATCGTAAAGTGGGAAGTTTTGCAACTGCCTGGGGTTTTGGTTTAGATGTTGGTTTTCAAATGAAAGGAAAGAATTGGTCAGTAGGTGCCGCTGCAAGAGATATTACCACCACATTCAATGCATGGTCGTTTACTTTTACTGAGAGAGAGAAAGAAGTATTGTTTCTCACCAATAATGAAATACCTGTTAAGTCAACTGAGTTAACAGCACCTCGCCTGGTGATTGGCGGTGCTTATGATTTTCGTTTCAGAAAAAATCTCTCCTTGAAAGCGGAAGTAAATCTTGATCTCACTTTTGATGGTCAAAGAAATACGGTGATCAGCTCTGATGTGATCAATGCAGATCCAAGAATTGGAGCTGAGTTAAATATCAAAAATGTATTCTTCCTGCGTGGAGGAATTTTTAATTTTCAGAAAACACTCGCTGACGGTGATACACTTAACCAAAAGAAAGTGTGGATCTATCAACCAGGTGCAGGGGCAGGGTTCAAACTTGGTAATTCTTTTTACGTAGATTATGCATTTACAAATCTGGCCAACCAGTCAAATCCGTTATATACACATATCGTATCTCTACGTCTCGACCTTATGAAGCCTAAAAACCAAAAGAAAAAATAACTAGCAATGAAACGCTTTTTACTCTCCGTTACCATATTGTTCTGTGCCATCACAGGAGTAACCGCTCAATCATACATGAATGAGTGGATCGATTTTAATAAAACCTATTACAAATTTAAAGTAGGTGCAACCGGCGTTTACCGCATTTCGCAGGCGCAATTGAGTACAATGGGTATTGCCAATGCTGATGCTTCGCACTTTCAATTGTGGCGAAATGGTCAGCAAGTTCCTGTTTATACGTCTGTTGCAAACGGCACATTACCTTCAAATGGTTTTATTGAATTTTGGGGACAAGTGAATGATGGTAAATGGGAGAAGCGCATGTATCTCGATCCTGGTTATCAGATCAACGATAACTGGAGTTTATTTACAGACACATCTTCTTATTTCCTTACAGTAAATCCGACTGCTGCACAGAACAAGCGCTTTGTAGAAACAACAAATGATCTTTCATCTGGTTTGCCGGCTGAGCCTTACTTCACGCACAAAGCATCACTTTATTATCGTAATGTGATTAACCAAGGTTTTGCTGCCGTAGTTGGCAGTTATGTTTATTCTTCCTCTTTTGATAGAGGTGAAGGGTTTACAAGTGGAGAATTCAGAGCTGCTAATCCCTTGATTTCTTCTCAAACAAATTTGTATGTTGCTCCTTCTGGTCCCAATGCAAAACTGAAATTTTCAGCAGTTGGCCGGGCGTTGAACGTACGCACAGTTCAGGCTTATATAAATGGAACATTGGTAGCTGATCGTGAAATGAATTATTTTAATTCAATTATTGACGAAAATGCGAACAATATTCCTCTTTCACTAATCTCTGGCAATACAGCAAGTGTTGAGTTTCGTGTAAATGTTTTAGATCCTGCAGCGTTGGCGACAGATAGAATTGTGGTTGGCATGTATGAACTAAGTTATCCAAGACAATTCAATTTTGGAGGTCAGGCAAATTTCGAGTTTGAGTTACCGGCAAGTGCAACCGGTAATAACCTGGTTATTGATAATTTTAATTTTGGTGGCTCTGTTGCTCCTGTTTTGTATGATGTAACAAATGGCCATCGTATAACGGCAAGTATTGTTTCGCCAACACAAGTAAGAGTAGTGCTGCCTGCGTCTGCTGCAGATCGTAAACTTATTCTTGTAAGCCAGGATGGTGGAAATATTCGTTCAGTGTCCAATTTCACTGCACGCAACTTCACCAACTATGCATTAGCTGCTAACCAGGGTAACTATATCATCATTTCTAATCCTCGTTTATATGCAGATGCAAGTGGTATCAATCAGGTAGAGCAATATCGTTTATACCGTAGCAGCACATCGGGTGGAGGTTACAATGCAAAAATCTATGATGTTCAGGATATTCTTGATCAGTTTGGTTATGGTGTTAAAAATAACGGGTATGCGCTCAAAAATTTCCTTCGCTTTGCGTATGCAGGGTTTGCTGAGAGGCCATCATATTGTTTCATTATTGGTAAGGGTGTTGTATATACGAATTATCGCACATCTGAATCGACCCCAACTATCGACCAACTGAATTTGGTTCCAACCTTTGGTAACCCGGCTTCAGATATGTCCCTTACTTCCGCAGAAGGAAGCATTGTGCCCAAAATTCCCGTAGGACGTTTAACTGTTATAAATGGCAATGAAGTAAAGGCATATCTCGACAAAGTAAAGACATATGAAGGTTCTTACAACACCAGTTCATGCGTTATTAATGATGAATTATGGAAAAAAAATGTAATTCATGTGTCTGGTGCTAATGATTACCTGGGCGAGCAAATTCGTTTTTATCTCAATCAATATGGCAACGTGTTAAAAGACACCTCTTTTGGTGCAAGCGTTTATTCTTTACAAAAAACCGGCGTGGCGGCGATTCAAACAATAGCCAGCGCAAATATTACCAGACTGTTTGAAGAAGGCTTTTCTCTTCTTACCTATTTTGGGCATTCTTCTCCATCTACACTTGAGTACAATTTATCTGATCCTACAAGCTATCCCTCCATTGGTAAGTATCCTATTTTGTTGGTAAATGGATGCCAGGCAGGTAATATGTTTTTATCGGATGCTTCAAGGCTTACAGGTAACTTAATCATTACTGAAAAATGGGTGTTAACGCCTAACAGAGGCTCGGTTGCATTTATTGCATCAACGCACTTAGGTATTGTGAACTATCTGCATATCTACACAGAGGAGTTTTATAACCAGTTAGCGAAAACAGATGGATATGGAGAGTCAATCGGCAGAATAATGGCAAACGTGAACGATACATTGTCACGCATTTATTCTTTTAATGACTTTTATGTGCGTATGCATATGGAGGAAATTACTTTACATGGCGATCCGGCAATTCGTTTTTTCAGTCATCAAAAAGCCGATTATGCCACTGAGGCTTCAATGGTAAAAATGGCACCTGAATTTATTTCAATTGCAGATACATCTTTCAATGCCAATATTAAGATTGTAAATATTGGCAAAGCAACGGAAGATTCAGTGCGTATCAGAGTCACAAGGATTTTTCCCGATGGTACAACCGCAATTCCATTCGATAAAAAAATCAAGCGGGTGCCCTATGCTGATTCTATACTTCTGAAACTACCCATAGATCCTGTGAGGGATAAAGGAGCTAACAAATTGAAAGTTGAAATTGATCCGGATAACCAGATAGACGAATCTTGTGAAACTAATAATACAGTTACAAAGGAATTTTTCATCTTTGAAGATGAGGTGAGGCCGGTTTACCCTTATAACTATTCAATCATAAACAAGCAAAACATCACCTATTATGCATCAACCGCTAACCCACTTGGTACTTCCAGGAAATATTATTTTGAAATAGACAGTACACAAAAGTTTAATTCAGGATTACGGAAAGCCGATTCAGTTACATCCGTTGGTGGTTCAATATCATTTAAGCCAACAGGTATCAATTTTACTGACAGTACGGTTTACTACTGGCGTGTTGGAATGAAGCCCGATGCAAATTCAGGTATTCTTTGGAACGATTTCAGTTTCGTTTACATATCTGGTTCTGAAACCGGATTTAATCAATCGCATTATTTCCAGCATAAGCAAAACAACTATAAATACATGGTGCTTGATTCATCAAGTCGTTTAATGAACTTCGATTCAACAATAAGGCGAATACAGGTACGAACAGGTATTTTCCCATACTTTGATGCCGGAGGTCTTGATGTTGCAGTAGATTTTACAAATATTGAGCGCTACGGTTGCCGTTACGGATCGTTCCAGTTTTATGTATTTGATGGCAAAACGCTTGAGCCGTTAAAAAATACATTTGGCGGCCAGCCAGGTTTATATAATAGCTTAACAACCTGCGGTGAGGCCCCACGTATTTTCTTTGAGTATTCTTACACACAACAGGCATCAAGAATTCATGCAATGAATTTCCTGAATAATGTTGTGAAAGACGGAGACTATGTAGTTATTACAAACCTCGGTGCTGCCACAGGGGCACTCGTTGATACTGCTGTACTTAAAGCCGACCAGGCAATACTAGGTAGCGGGAATTCCCTTTACCATACGTTGAAAAATTTGGGCTTTACCCAAATTGACAATTTTACGAGTCATTTGCCAATGATCTTCAGTTACAGAAAAAACACACCTTCTTTTATACCACAACAGAAATTTGGATTAACGAACGAACAAGTTGTTGATATAGTTGAAGCACCCGGTTATTATACAAATGGTGCAATTGAATCTCCTTGGTTTGGCCCTGCTAAAACATGGAAGGATTTAAAGTGGAGTGGCTATCCACTCGAAGCAACACCCGGAGATACTACAAGCCTTGATATAATAGGCCGCACAAGCACCGGTATAGAAGTGCTGATGGCCACCATCACTGAAGCAAGGGATACCAGTCTTTCTTTTGTTAACCCGGCTGCGTTTCCATATTTGAAGCTGCGTTTAAATAACAGGGATATTAATAAAGTAACGCCTTATCAATTAAGCAAGTGGAAGTTGTATGCCGATTATGTTCCAGAGGGAGCTATTGCACCAAACATCAAGTTTAATTTAAAAGATACGTTTGAGTTGGGAGAAAGAGTTGATTTTGCAATTGCATTCAGAAATGTTAGCGAAACCGCATTTGACAGTCTTAAACTGAAACTTGTAATTACCAAGCAAAATAATGTACCGGTTGTTATTGATCTTCCAAGGAAAAAACCGCTGATAGCCGGGGACTCAATTATTGTATCTTACCAGTTCGACAGCAAAGATTATCCGGGCAATAACACACTTTACCTGATGGTAAATCCGGACGAAGACCAGGCTGAACAATTCCTGTTCAACAATTTTATCTACAAGAATTTTTATGTTAAACCTGATAATTACAAACCATGGCTTGATGTAACGTTTGATGGAACACATATTCTCAACAGAGATATTGTTTCGGCTAAGCCGCACATTTTCGTACAGCTAAAAGACGATAGTCGTTTCCTTGCTCTTGACGATACCACCGGTATGAAAATTAAAATTCAGTATCCGAAGGTGAATGGTGTTCCCGGGCCTTTGGTTGAATACAAACCACAATCTGACAGCGTGAAATTTACGCCGGCTAATCTTGCCACAGGTAATAACGCATCAACAATTGACCTGTATCCGAAGTTTTTACAGGATGGCGAATATGAGTTAATTGTAACCGGTAACGACAGGAGCGGTAATAATGCAGGTGAATTAGAATACAAAGTGACCTTCCAGGTAATCAACAAGCCGATGATTTCGAACCTGCTTAATTATCCAAACCCGTTCACTACTTCAACTGCTTTTGTTTTTTATATAACAGGGTATGAAGTGCCGCAGAATATGCGTATTCAAATCATGACGATAACCGGTAAAGTAGTAAGGGAAATAACAAAAGCAGAACTTGGCCCGTTAAGAGTGGGACGAAACATCACCGAATTTAAATGGGATGGTACAGATCAATTCGGAAATAAACTGGCAAATGGTATTTATCTCTATCGTGTTATCACAAATCACAACGGAAAAGCATTAGACAAGTATAAAGCTCAAGGCGATAATACCGACGAATACTTTAATAAAGGATATGGTAAAATGTACCTGATGCGATAGTTAAATTTTAAATTAAGAAACACCCGGCAATGTATATTGCCGGGTGTTTTATATTTGGTGATGAAGCTGGCGAAATTAATGGAACATACGTATGGCTGGGTTTTATTGTCGCTGTATTTTATTTTACATGGATGGCAGTATTACAGCAGGTTATTGAGTTTTTCAGAGGTATTCGCAGCCTTTCTGATAATTTTACTTAGCGCTTGCGCTGTTTGGTTTCTTTCTCTCATACTATCGAAATTGCCTGAAAAACGATCTCTCCTTACTACGTTCACTTGTTTGCTTTTATTTTTTACAAACCCTTTAATAACTACTTTCTCAGCCAGACGTTTCCTGCCGGGCGTTAATGAACAAATCGTGTTTATTGTTTTTGCTGTTCTTCTTTTATGGTTCCTATTGAGGTTTGTAAAAGACAGTATTCGCCCTTTAAATAAGCTTGTAAATATTTTTCTGTCAATGCTCGTGGCAGTTGCATTTTTTCAGGTACTTTACAACTTATTTTCAGACAAGAAAGTAAATGATTCTTCCGCAAAAAAATTTTACGAACATATAGAGTTAAAAGATCGAAGATCAGTTTACCTGATTATATTGGATGAGTATGCGGGAAAAGAAACCCTGGCTTCAGATTTTGGATATGATAACAATCGGTTTATTCAGTTTCTAAAAAACCGAAAATTCCATGTAGCAGACTCTGCCATCAGTAACTATAGCTACACGTTGCTTTCGGTGCCTTC is part of the Lacibacter sediminis genome and harbors:
- a CDS encoding putative type IX sorting system protein PorV2, which translates into the protein MITRLTLILSVTLLMCVRASTQIRIYSNEFLNIGAGSRAFGMGGAQVASVSDATAGYWNPAGLTAVKNDPSLSLMHAEYFAGIGKYDFGALAIPVANNKRTIGLSFLRFAVDDIPNTLYLIEPDGSVNYANLRSFSSADYAVILSVAQKIKETENKSISVGVNAKVIHRKVGSFATAWGFGLDVGFQMKGKNWSVGAAARDITTTFNAWSFTFTEREKEVLFLTNNEIPVKSTELTAPRLVIGGAYDFRFRKNLSLKAEVNLDLTFDGQRNTVISSDVINADPRIGAELNIKNVFFLRGGIFNFQKTLADGDTLNQKKVWIYQPGAGAGFKLGNSFYVDYAFTNLANQSNPLYTHIVSLRLDLMKPKNQKKK
- the porU2 gene encoding putative type IX secretion system sortase PorU2, which translates into the protein MKRFLLSVTILFCAITGVTAQSYMNEWIDFNKTYYKFKVGATGVYRISQAQLSTMGIANADASHFQLWRNGQQVPVYTSVANGTLPSNGFIEFWGQVNDGKWEKRMYLDPGYQINDNWSLFTDTSSYFLTVNPTAAQNKRFVETTNDLSSGLPAEPYFTHKASLYYRNVINQGFAAVVGSYVYSSSFDRGEGFTSGEFRAANPLISSQTNLYVAPSGPNAKLKFSAVGRALNVRTVQAYINGTLVADREMNYFNSIIDENANNIPLSLISGNTASVEFRVNVLDPAALATDRIVVGMYELSYPRQFNFGGQANFEFELPASATGNNLVIDNFNFGGSVAPVLYDVTNGHRITASIVSPTQVRVVLPASAADRKLILVSQDGGNIRSVSNFTARNFTNYALAANQGNYIIISNPRLYADASGINQVEQYRLYRSSTSGGGYNAKIYDVQDILDQFGYGVKNNGYALKNFLRFAYAGFAERPSYCFIIGKGVVYTNYRTSESTPTIDQLNLVPTFGNPASDMSLTSAEGSIVPKIPVGRLTVINGNEVKAYLDKVKTYEGSYNTSSCVINDELWKKNVIHVSGANDYLGEQIRFYLNQYGNVLKDTSFGASVYSLQKTGVAAIQTIASANITRLFEEGFSLLTYFGHSSPSTLEYNLSDPTSYPSIGKYPILLVNGCQAGNMFLSDASRLTGNLIITEKWVLTPNRGSVAFIASTHLGIVNYLHIYTEEFYNQLAKTDGYGESIGRIMANVNDTLSRIYSFNDFYVRMHMEEITLHGDPAIRFFSHQKADYATEASMVKMAPEFISIADTSFNANIKIVNIGKATEDSVRIRVTRIFPDGTTAIPFDKKIKRVPYADSILLKLPIDPVRDKGANKLKVEIDPDNQIDESCETNNTVTKEFFIFEDEVRPVYPYNYSIINKQNITYYASTANPLGTSRKYYFEIDSTQKFNSGLRKADSVTSVGGSISFKPTGINFTDSTVYYWRVGMKPDANSGILWNDFSFVYISGSETGFNQSHYFQHKQNNYKYMVLDSSSRLMNFDSTIRRIQVRTGIFPYFDAGGLDVAVDFTNIERYGCRYGSFQFYVFDGKTLEPLKNTFGGQPGLYNSLTTCGEAPRIFFEYSYTQQASRIHAMNFLNNVVKDGDYVVITNLGAATGALVDTAVLKADQAILGSGNSLYHTLKNLGFTQIDNFTSHLPMIFSYRKNTPSFIPQQKFGLTNEQVVDIVEAPGYYTNGAIESPWFGPAKTWKDLKWSGYPLEATPGDTTSLDIIGRTSTGIEVLMATITEARDTSLSFVNPAAFPYLKLRLNNRDINKVTPYQLSKWKLYADYVPEGAIAPNIKFNLKDTFELGERVDFAIAFRNVSETAFDSLKLKLVITKQNNVPVVIDLPRKKPLIAGDSIIVSYQFDSKDYPGNNTLYLMVNPDEDQAEQFLFNNFIYKNFYVKPDNYKPWLDVTFDGTHILNRDIVSAKPHIFVQLKDDSRFLALDDTTGMKIKIQYPKVNGVPGPLVEYKPQSDSVKFTPANLATGNNASTIDLYPKFLQDGEYELIVTGNDRSGNNAGELEYKVTFQVINKPMISNLLNYPNPFTTSTAFVFYITGYEVPQNMRIQIMTITGKVVREITKAELGPLRVGRNITEFKWDGTDQFGNKLANGIYLYRVITNHNGKALDKYKAQGDNTDEYFNKGYGKMYLMR